The nucleotide window CACCACAACGGCAAATACCGAAGCTCCGATCGCGATAAGCTGGAAAATTACAATGCCGAGCACAGGCCTGGACGTGATATCTATGCTTGATTTCAGGAACAGCATCAGAATCTCCCATTTCTGTTCTCCCGTCTTGCCCGCTTTGATCACCGAGGCTGCTCCCTCGAACTTGTTATCAATCCCTTGGAATACTGTCGCCATTCGCCAGCTCCAGCCGAAATACGGAAGTAATGAACCACCCATGGTACCAAGCACAGCCAGTCCGACTTTCCAGTTCGAGCGCTGCCCATTTCTCAGCCAAGTGTACAACAGGAAGATCAGGCCGATCGCTGCGAAAATAATACCTGTGCTTTTGATGATCATCAGCAATCCTGCCAGTGGAAGAACAACAATACATGCGTTTTTTATGTCATTACGATACTGGTAGATGACTGCCAAGATCGCAAGCGCATAAATTGGAAGCATGAAGTCCACGAGCAGATTGGTAATCCGAATCGTAAGGTTGAAGAACGATAGCGTAGATAACCCGAGTCCGAGAAAAGCATATAGCAGAAAGCGTTTCTTCTCCGATACGATGCCAAACATAGCATAGAAACAGGAAAAGATCAGCAGACCTTGTGCCAGGAGCATCACGGATTGGGAATGCCCCATAAAACGACAGACATAATAAATGAAAGACGAAGTTCCCAACGGGTAATTTTTAAAATCAATCAGGGTGGAGTCTGGTGTCGGAAAGGCATTCGTACTCAGCATCTGCTTCAACACAATGGCCCAGTGCGAGAAGTTATCGTAGTGTGTCAATTCATTTTGGAACAGAATCAGCAAAAAGATGAATGTTCCGCCCAGAAAAGAAAACTGAAATAACGAGAACAATAACTGCGGCTTTGTCCCTCGTCGGACAGCTTGAACCAGCGTACTCCTAAACAGCACCAAGCCTACGATCAACACAACAATACTTCCTATAAAGAGCTGACCTGCCAAGCCGGCGAAATATACGATACAGGCTATCGCAGAAAACACAAATACGGGGATGAACTCCCACCGTAGTGCAAGTGTTTTCCGAACAAACTGCATATAACCAACAAAGGAGAATATCAATAAAACTCCCATCACAAATTGAAGCACAATGAGCATCTTTATCTCTCCTAACCCTCTCTGGTGGAACGATCGGAATGTGGCTGAATCAAATCAGTCAGCAATTGCTCGATCAGGCCCTTCTCCACAATATCATCGATATTCTCCACCGAGAGAAGCACTTCGCGCTCACGGGCTGTCGTTTTTCCCGTATGTTTCAAAATAACTTCAATATTACTCTTCGTATAAAAAGTAACGACCGCTCCTGCCTCAATATCACCATGGAAACCCGTCGCGGAAAAGAAACGATAATTGAAGCTGCGCAGCGTACATCCAGCATCATTGGTGAAATGCACTGGAAGCTTAAGGGAAAGCCGTGGCATTTTCCGCTGATCGGATTTCGGTTGAACAATACGTTTTTTCACATTGCGAAGCATATCGTCATAAGCCGTATCCCACAGATTCATCTGCTCTGGCAACGAGTGTTTACGATCGTAGATGATTTGCATGTATTGGCGGTTATCATTCTCATCAATGGGTTGAACCGTTGCGGAGTAACGCCAGCCCTCTCCATCCTGTTTCACATAAACGATGACTGCATCGAGGTTGGCCTCATACCGGTCGGTTTTGACGACCAGAGAGATGATTTTCTGTTCAGCCAAATAAATGGGATAAGGGACATAGAAGGCAATACCTTGTTCGGATACATCAACCGTTTTGGCCTGATATCGCAGATTATTGGCTTGGTCGTAGATCGTGACATCCTCTTGCGCTCGAATCCGTTCTGTCTCCCGATACGCACGGCGACCGACCATGAAGAACAGGGCGTAACATAGCGCAATCATATTATGAATGAGCCAGAAAATAATGATACTGCTGAAAAATAGCGCAATGCCATACTTGCCATTTACATACCGAATCACGGCTGCGATGGAAAGCAACAGCAGGAAGATATGCGGTAGTGCATATAACAGAGCAGACATCCATTGTCGACCACTCGCTCTGCTTTTGTTGGTAACCTTGAATTTTTTCTCACGAATGCCCAGCGTCTCTAGGAGAACCGGCCAGATCAGATAAGGCATAAATATGGTATCGATAACCTGACTCCAGCGCTGATTCCGAATATTGCTGGACAGATATCGCATGGATACACTGTAGAAGAAATAGGATGGAAGCCAGAATATTAAAATTTGCCAGAAGGTTGTGTTCACAATCTGGAAGTCGAATAACGCAAATAAAATAGGCGCCAAAATGAAAATCAAACGGTTAAAGAAGGACCACCAGTATAAGAAACTACTCAAGTAGGTCACTCTCGTCCAGAAAGGGAGCTTTCCAGATATGGGTGCACGCGTATTCTGCAGGCTCTGAATAATCCCCCTTGCCCAGCGAATCCGCTGCTTAATCATGCTCTTCACTGTTGTTGTCGTCTGCCCGGCAGCTTGAACCTCTTGAGTCGCATAGGTAATATAACCTTCCTGCTGCAAGCGGATGCTTGTCTCAAAGTCCTCGGTGATTGTATTGAGCGGAAAACCTCCGATGTCTTCCATACCTTGGCGGGAAATAATCGTGTTGCTTCCTGTATAGGCTACCGCATTGGAGGCATTACGCAGGATGTTCACTTCTCTGGAGAAGAAATCCTGTTCATTCGGAATGCCTTGCTCTGCATACAGGTTAAACTGGAATAGATCCGGGTTGTAGAAGCTCTGCGGGGTCTGTACCAGACCAAGCTTGAACTTAGGGTCCATTTCATCCTGCCTACGAGGACGCCATTCTTCATTCTCCTTAATGAACGTGGAGAGCAGGAAATAAGGGACCGTTTTCATCAAAAAGGTATGCTGTGGGATCATATCTGCATCAAACGTTGCAATGAGCGGAGAAGAGCTTTTGCTCAGTGCATTGTTCAGATTACCAGACTTGGCATCTTTATTCCCCGGAAACCCCAGATATCCGATACCAAACTGTCTGGCAAGTTCCTCCACCTCCGGCCTTGCTCCATCATCACAGATATAGATATGAACCTTCTGCTTGTCCGGATAATCCATGAACGTACAAGCATTGACGGTTTTATATAACAGGTCGACGGGCTCATTATGGGTAGCGATAAATACATCCACATCCGGATAATACTCCGGCGGAACGGTTGGAAAGTCGAGCTGTGTACGTTCTTTTTGCATCTTTTGAAAGAATAATTCAAAGGTTGTCAGTACGGTGACCGTTTCAGCAACAATCAGCAGCATACCGAAAATGACGTTTAGAACGCCTTCCCCCCATGGCAACGTAAAGAACGTACGCCAGACCAAATAAATCGACATCAGAATCATCGTGATGACAAAAAAGATATTCTGCCTTTTTTCGTTTTGCACTACAGCTGCTTCCTCCTTGCTGCAAATACCCATCTTCGCTGCAATTGGAAACTGAGCAGGAACAGCAAGGCATCACAGACGAATTTCGCCAATTTCTCATCTACGAAGAGAACGGTATGGAATATATATACTCCGGTACTGGAAAGTAAGATTACCACTCCGCATAATGTCAGATAGCGCCATAGACTGCCCTGGCTATCCTCCTTGCGGAATACAAAATGTCTGTTCAGTACATAGTTGACTACAATAGAAATAATTCTCGCAATCACGGTTGCGAGCAGAATTCTTAAATAGTGCTGTTCACCCAACACGGGCCGCAACGCGTCGATCAAAAACCAGGCGATACCCAAATCGACAACCGAACTGGCCACCGACGATGAAATGAACCGCAGGAAATTGGAGAACAACACCCCCATGACCCGAGCACTATCCTGAATTGCTTTAAAATGAGTTCCCGCATTGCCATTTTCATAAATGACTTGAATCGGCATCGTATGAATCGGTATGCCAGACTGAATGCACGAGATGAGCATTTGCAGTTCATATTCAAATCGAGTGCCGCGAACATCCTGCATAAACGCAAGTAACCCCGGACCGAAGGCACGAAGCCCAGTCTGGGTATCCGACAGCTTTTTACCATACAGCATGGCAAAAATAAAGGAGGTCATCCGATTGCCTAACAGGGACTTTGGAGGTATGTTCCCCTCGCTGAAATTCCTTACGCCGAGAACCAATGAGTCCGGATGAAGCCTGGCTTCTTGAGCAATCCGGTATACATCTTCCGCTGCGTGCTGTCCATCTGAATCAGCGGTTACGACGAAGGAAGATACATCGAATTGCTTTCCAATATACTCAAATCCAGTCTTGAGTGCTGCACCCTTCCCCTGATTTTCCGTATGCGTCAACAGAGCACAGCCGTTCTCACGGAGCTCCTCGAAAATCGACTGGTAAACCTCACCAGATCCGTCGTCCACAATAACAATATTCGTCAAGCCATACTCTCGCAATTGCCGTACATAGGCTGGAAGTCTCTCATCCGGTTCAAGCGATGGAATGAGGATGATCGTTTCGCCGTTTTGTTTACCCTTAATCATCCTAATGAGCCTCAATTCGACATATTTTCACAAATTCTTTTGGAATATTGTGAGTATAACATCGAAAGAGGGGTCAGTAAACGAGCAAATTTGTAACCTACTGGTAAAAAAGTTGTATTATTATATGTACTCATATATAGGTGAAAAATACTAGTCAAACGTTAGTCTAGCACTACTCAAATAACTGCATATTCGGCTCTCGTTTCAGCACATGTACCAGTATGGCATGCAGTTGTCCACGGTGGTGATAGAAGTGTGCCTGTGTGTCTAGGAGCCACTCGAAGCGTGAATGGACGCCTCCCCAGAATGCAGTCGTTTCTCGCTCGGTCTGATGCTCAGGTCTTCGTCACTCAGTGTATTCATCAGGTTGATAACCGATTCTACGGCTTGGACATACAAATCTAGACGAATGGTAG belongs to Paenibacillus sp. FSL H8-0079 and includes:
- a CDS encoding bifunctional glycosyltransferase family 2/GtrA family protein, whose amino-acid sequence is MIKGKQNGETIILIPSLEPDERLPAYVRQLREYGLTNIVIVDDGSGEVYQSIFEELRENGCALLTHTENQGKGAALKTGFEYIGKQFDVSSFVVTADSDGQHAAEDVYRIAQEARLHPDSLVLGVRNFSEGNIPPKSLLGNRMTSFIFAMLYGKKLSDTQTGLRAFGPGLLAFMQDVRGTRFEYELQMLISCIQSGIPIHTMPIQVIYENGNAGTHFKAIQDSARVMGVLFSNFLRFISSSVASSVVDLGIAWFLIDALRPVLGEQHYLRILLATVIARIISIVVNYVLNRHFVFRKEDSQGSLWRYLTLCGVVILLSSTGVYIFHTVLFVDEKLAKFVCDALLFLLSFQLQRRWVFAARRKQL
- a CDS encoding glycosyltransferase family 2 protein; translation: MQNEKRQNIFFVITMILMSIYLVWRTFFTLPWGEGVLNVIFGMLLIVAETVTVLTTFELFFQKMQKERTQLDFPTVPPEYYPDVDVFIATHNEPVDLLYKTVNACTFMDYPDKQKVHIYICDDGARPEVEELARQFGIGYLGFPGNKDAKSGNLNNALSKSSSPLIATFDADMIPQHTFLMKTVPYFLLSTFIKENEEWRPRRQDEMDPKFKLGLVQTPQSFYNPDLFQFNLYAEQGIPNEQDFFSREVNILRNASNAVAYTGSNTIISRQGMEDIGGFPLNTITEDFETSIRLQQEGYITYATQEVQAAGQTTTTVKSMIKQRIRWARGIIQSLQNTRAPISGKLPFWTRVTYLSSFLYWWSFFNRLIFILAPILFALFDFQIVNTTFWQILIFWLPSYFFYSVSMRYLSSNIRNQRWSQVIDTIFMPYLIWPVLLETLGIREKKFKVTNKSRASGRQWMSALLYALPHIFLLLLSIAAVIRYVNGKYGIALFFSSIIIFWLIHNMIALCYALFFMVGRRAYRETERIRAQEDVTIYDQANNLRYQAKTVDVSEQGIAFYVPYPIYLAEQKIISLVVKTDRYEANLDAVIVYVKQDGEGWRYSATVQPIDENDNRQYMQIIYDRKHSLPEQMNLWDTAYDDMLRNVKKRIVQPKSDQRKMPRLSLKLPVHFTNDAGCTLRSFNYRFFSATGFHGDIEAGAVVTFYTKSNIEVILKHTGKTTAREREVLLSVENIDDIVEKGLIEQLLTDLIQPHSDRSTREG